A single Acidaminococcus sp. DNA region contains:
- a CDS encoding FtsQ-type POTRA domain-containing protein: protein MDTPRWNRQPFKRPVVPEHKENSHPVPPPSFRRYIKEQETRTQKPPEPPEEPKKRRRRKSRLHISLPRISPRVTGAVLGVVAAAIGIYIFIHQPWFHFGRVKLSGNKYVTLEEVMDAGSLKDPVNILTIDRSALRQALAKDPRIEKVDFSFGLPNYLVVHVKEREPVMYMRCDDGSFAKISKDGYVISKEGAIEDATAPLVTGFTAEGLEEGDEITGENLKAMCAFLGKLPAGISDRISEISLDERMRITLYIEGGVPFIVGTGVNALNRIDTFISLCDDLEQKKIKARYIDMTYAVPYIKVE from the coding sequence ATGGATACGCCAAGATGGAACAGGCAGCCGTTCAAGCGACCGGTGGTGCCTGAACACAAAGAAAATTCACATCCTGTTCCGCCGCCGTCCTTCCGCCGGTATATTAAGGAGCAGGAAACAAGAACACAAAAGCCGCCGGAGCCGCCTGAAGAACCTAAAAAAAGGCGGCGCAGAAAATCCCGCCTGCATATTTCCCTGCCGCGGATTTCGCCGCGCGTGACGGGAGCTGTGCTGGGCGTAGTGGCCGCAGCAATCGGTATTTATATTTTTATTCACCAGCCCTGGTTCCATTTCGGGCGGGTGAAACTTTCGGGGAATAAATACGTTACGCTCGAAGAAGTCATGGATGCCGGGTCTCTCAAGGACCCGGTCAACATCCTGACCATCGACCGCAGCGCACTGCGTCAGGCCCTTGCCAAGGATCCGCGCATTGAAAAGGTTGATTTTTCGTTCGGACTGCCCAACTACCTTGTTGTGCATGTGAAGGAACGGGAACCGGTCATGTATATGCGCTGCGACGACGGCAGCTTTGCCAAGATTTCCAAGGATGGCTACGTCATCAGTAAAGAAGGAGCCATCGAAGATGCTACGGCACCGCTCGTGACCGGCTTTACAGCCGAAGGACTCGAGGAAGGGGACGAGATTACAGGCGAAAATCTGAAAGCCATGTGCGCCTTCCTGGGCAAACTTCCGGCAGGGATTTCAGACCGCATCTCGGAGATTTCTCTTGATGAGAGGATGCGCATCACCCTCTATATTGAAGGCGGTGTGCCTTTCATCGTGGGAACCGGTGTCAATGCGCTGAATCGAATCGATACCTTTATTTCCCTGTGCGATGATCTGGAACAGAAGAAAATCAAGGCCCGGTATATCGATATGACTTACGCCGTACCGTATATCAAGGTGGAATAA